One window from the genome of Coleofasciculus chthonoplastes PCC 7420 encodes:
- a CDS encoding creatininase family protein: MHSFIPPERFFPYLTWTDIQTIPDKENVVIIQPVGAIEQHGHHLPLVVDSAIGVGVLGKALAQLEPTIPAYALPNLFYGKSNEHWHFPGTITLSAQTLLAVLMEVADSIYRAGFRKLVLMNSHGGQPQIMEIAARDIHQKYGDFLVFPLFTWRVPNVAKELISAKELELGIHAGDAETSLMLSLLPEQVKMERAVAEYPQGLPEDSLLSMEGKLPFAWLTQELSQSGTLGDPTPATKEKGDRILESLVSGWVKVIQDIYRFRQPQGK; this comes from the coding sequence ATGCACAGTTTTATCCCTCCAGAACGCTTCTTTCCTTATCTTACCTGGACAGATATCCAGACTATACCCGATAAGGAAAATGTGGTGATTATTCAACCCGTTGGCGCGATTGAACAACATGGTCATCATTTGCCCTTAGTTGTAGATTCGGCGATTGGTGTGGGGGTTCTGGGGAAAGCCCTCGCCCAACTGGAACCGACTATCCCCGCTTATGCATTGCCGAATTTATTTTACGGGAAATCGAACGAACATTGGCATTTTCCCGGAACGATTACCCTCAGCGCCCAAACGTTGCTGGCGGTGTTAATGGAGGTTGCGGATAGTATTTATCGGGCGGGATTCCGTAAATTAGTGCTGATGAATTCCCACGGTGGACAACCTCAGATCATGGAAATTGCGGCGCGAGATATTCATCAAAAGTATGGCGATTTTCTAGTATTTCCTCTGTTTACCTGGCGGGTTCCCAATGTGGCGAAAGAGTTAATTTCAGCTAAGGAGTTGGAATTGGGAATTCATGCGGGAGATGCGGAAACGAGTTTGATGTTATCCCTATTACCGGAACAGGTGAAAATGGAACGGGCGGTGGCTGAATATCCTCAAGGATTACCGGAAGATAGTTTATTGAGTATGGAGGGGAAGTTACCTTTTGCTTGGTTGACGCAAGAATTGAGTCAGAGTGGGACTTTGGGTGATCCCACACCAGCAACGAAGGAAAAAGGCGATCGCATCCTAGAGTCTTTGGTATCCGGTTGGGTAAAGGTAATCCAGGATATCTATCGGTTTCGTCAACCTCAAGGTAAGTAA
- a CDS encoding FAD-binding oxidoreductase, whose product MTSTPAQSFDWNALASEFAGIETITEPTQVAKLSLDYYHFSPVLQPLLEDKRGNLVVRPQTEAEVLQVARICVKHKVPLTIRGAGTGNYGQCIPLHGGVILDTTRMNGIRWIKRGKTCVEPGVKLAAFDKQARKIGWEWRMVPSTYRSATIGGFIGGGSGGIGSINYGQLRDRGNLLAVRVVTLEDEPRVIELRGDDVQKVNHAYGTNGIITELEVPLAPAYAWVEVIVIFDNFITAAQFGQALGDADGLVKKLISIHAHPIPTYFSGLKQYLPDGKHGALLTIAESCLEPFQELVREYGGEITYQKSAQDGSKGTSLAEFTWNHTTLHARSIDGTLTYLQTFFFTLERVEKLYDHFGDEVMMHLEFLRVNGQAIPAGLQLVRYTTEERLNEIIRYHEEQGAFIANPHTYILEDGGRKTIDVEQVQFKEQVDPYGLMNPGKMRGWEERE is encoded by the coding sequence ATGACCTCAACTCCTGCCCAATCCTTTGACTGGAATGCCTTAGCCTCGGAATTCGCGGGGATAGAAACGATTACTGAACCGACTCAGGTGGCTAAGTTATCTTTAGACTATTACCATTTCAGTCCGGTTCTGCAACCCCTGTTAGAGGATAAGCGAGGGAATCTGGTGGTACGCCCTCAGACTGAAGCAGAAGTTTTACAGGTGGCGCGAATCTGTGTCAAGCACAAAGTTCCCCTGACGATTCGAGGCGCGGGAACCGGAAATTATGGGCAATGTATTCCGCTGCACGGTGGAGTAATTTTGGATACCACCCGGATGAATGGGATTCGTTGGATTAAACGGGGTAAGACTTGTGTGGAACCGGGGGTGAAGTTAGCGGCGTTTGATAAACAGGCGCGGAAAATCGGCTGGGAATGGCGGATGGTGCCTTCAACGTACCGCAGCGCCACGATTGGTGGCTTTATTGGGGGCGGAAGTGGGGGAATTGGTTCAATTAATTACGGGCAATTGCGCGATCGCGGCAATCTTTTGGCGGTGCGTGTGGTTACACTGGAGGACGAACCCCGTGTGATTGAGTTACGGGGAGATGATGTGCAGAAGGTGAATCACGCCTATGGCACGAATGGGATTATTACGGAGTTAGAAGTTCCCCTCGCCCCCGCTTATGCCTGGGTAGAGGTTATTGTTATTTTCGATAACTTTATCACGGCTGCCCAGTTTGGTCAGGCTTTAGGTGATGCGGATGGGTTGGTGAAAAAGTTGATTAGTATTCATGCTCATCCCATCCCAACCTATTTTAGTGGATTGAAGCAATATCTACCCGATGGGAAACACGGTGCTTTATTAACGATAGCGGAGTCTTGTTTAGAACCGTTTCAGGAATTAGTGCGGGAGTATGGCGGGGAAATTACCTATCAAAAATCTGCTCAAGATGGGAGTAAAGGCACAAGTTTAGCTGAGTTTACCTGGAATCATACGACATTACACGCCCGGAGTATTGACGGAACACTGACGTATTTACAAACCTTCTTTTTTACGTTGGAACGGGTAGAGAAATTGTATGATCATTTTGGCGATGAAGTGATGATGCATTTAGAGTTTCTGCGGGTAAATGGTCAAGCAATTCCAGCCGGATTACAACTGGTTCGCTATACCACAGAGGAACGGTTAAATGAGATTATTCGCTATCACGAAGAACAGGGGGCGTTTATTGCCAATCCCCATACTTATATTCTGGAAGATGGGGGACGTAAGACGATTGATGTGGAACAGGTACAGTTTAAGGAACAGGTTGATCCTTATGGGTTGATGAATCCAGGTAAGATGCGAGGATGGGAGGAGCGAGAATAG